In Paenibacillus sp. G2S3, a single window of DNA contains:
- a CDS encoding ATP-binding cassette domain-containing protein, protein MLSNNKILVDVNNLKKHFSKGKDIWGRDTSVLKAVDGVSFQIRQGETFGLVGESGSGKSTVGRCLLRLYDYTDGEVSFDGQPLSKLGEKQLKPFRRRIQSIFQDPYSSLNPSLNVLDLISEPMKIHGIHEGDERVEAVAALLEKVGLKREHLYRFPHEFSGGQRQRISIARALSVKPEFVVCDEPISALDVSVQAQVVNMLEDLQSEFGLTYLFVAHDLSMVRHISDRIGVMYGGRLVEVAESDELYENPIHPYTKALLSSILETDPKRANQRIILDGYSQEYGRAETSTLQEVSPGHYVAYDFTE, encoded by the coding sequence CTGTTGAGTAATAATAAGATTCTAGTGGATGTAAATAACCTGAAGAAACATTTCTCCAAAGGCAAGGATATATGGGGACGCGATACATCGGTGCTTAAGGCGGTTGATGGCGTAAGCTTTCAGATTCGTCAGGGGGAGACCTTTGGGTTGGTTGGAGAGTCGGGGAGTGGCAAGTCCACGGTTGGACGCTGCTTGCTGCGATTATATGACTATACAGACGGTGAAGTATCCTTTGACGGGCAGCCGCTGAGCAAGCTTGGAGAGAAGCAGCTTAAGCCTTTTCGCAGACGGATTCAATCGATCTTTCAAGATCCATATTCCTCGCTGAATCCAAGTCTGAATGTTCTTGATTTGATTAGCGAGCCCATGAAAATCCACGGGATCCACGAAGGTGACGAACGTGTAGAAGCTGTTGCGGCACTGCTGGAGAAGGTGGGTTTAAAAAGAGAGCATCTTTATCGCTTTCCCCATGAATTCAGCGGTGGGCAACGCCAGCGGATTTCGATCGCTCGAGCGTTATCTGTGAAGCCTGAATTTGTAGTATGCGATGAACCGATCTCAGCGCTGGATGTATCTGTTCAGGCTCAGGTAGTGAATATGCTGGAGGATTTGCAGTCTGAATTCGGGTTGACCTACCTTTTTGTTGCGCATGATCTGTCGATGGTACGGCATATTTCGGACCGGATTGGCGTGATGTATGGCGGTCGTCTCGTAGAAGTAGCTGAAAGTGATGAACTGTACGAGAATCCTATTCATCCTTATACGAAGGCGTTGTTATCTTCCATTTTGGAGACGGACCCTAAGCGTGCTAATCAGAGAATTATTTTAGACGGATATTCGCAAGAGTACGGCAGAGCTGAGACTTCTACACTACAGGAAGTAAGCCCGGGCCATTATGTTGCTTATGATTTCACGGAATAA
- a CDS encoding ABC transporter permease, with product MRQLIVRRLLQTLPMLFFVSVVCFAMIKLAPGDPVLSFVTPNMHADDIERIRHNLGLDKPAYIQYLIWIKEILQGNFGYSLVNHQPVLDQILERLPATAGLMGSAIGLAVLLAIPLGLIAGANRNRWVDKLINFLSYVGISVPLFWLAILLMYLFAIKLHLLPIMGMRTIGVESALDVFKHGILPCTVLAFGFLAGYVRYIRSSTIGQLKEEYVQIQYAFGSNKTTILFRHVMKHVLLPVITLLGMSMGDLVAGAIVTETVFSWPGIGSLGMTAVKGMDYPVIMGITLFSSLMLIIGNLVADILYSFVDPRIKLTR from the coding sequence ATGAGACAACTTATCGTCCGAAGATTACTGCAAACCCTGCCGATGTTGTTTTTTGTTTCGGTTGTGTGCTTTGCGATGATTAAGCTGGCTCCGGGGGATCCGGTATTATCCTTCGTTACGCCGAATATGCACGCAGATGATATTGAGCGCATCCGGCATAACCTTGGGCTGGATAAGCCAGCCTACATTCAATATTTAATCTGGATTAAAGAAATATTGCAGGGGAACTTCGGTTATTCCCTAGTGAATCATCAGCCAGTATTGGATCAAATTCTAGAACGCTTGCCTGCAACGGCAGGTTTGATGGGTTCTGCGATCGGTCTTGCCGTTTTGCTGGCGATTCCACTCGGTCTTATTGCTGGAGCAAACCGGAACCGCTGGGTAGATAAGCTGATTAATTTCTTATCCTATGTCGGAATATCCGTGCCTTTGTTTTGGCTTGCCATCTTACTGATGTATTTATTCGCGATTAAGCTGCATCTGCTCCCCATTATGGGGATGCGAACGATTGGGGTAGAATCGGCGCTTGATGTATTCAAGCACGGTATACTGCCATGCACCGTACTTGCTTTTGGATTCCTCGCTGGTTATGTGCGATATATTCGCTCTAGTACCATTGGACAGCTAAAAGAAGAGTATGTGCAGATTCAATATGCTTTTGGATCTAACAAGACAACGATTCTGTTCCGTCATGTAATGAAGCATGTCTTGCTTCCGGTAATTACATTGCTCGGGATGTCTATGGGTGATCTGGTGGCAGGTGCAATTGTAACAGAAACAGTATTTTCATGGCCAGGTATTGGCTCTTTGGGGATGACTGCAGTTAAAGGGATGGATTACCCCGTGATTATGGGAATTACTCTATTCTCCTCTTTAATGCTGATCATCGGTAATCTGGTCGCGGATATTCTATATAGCTTCGTGGACCCACGAATTAAATTAACGAGGTGA
- a CDS encoding multidrug efflux SMR transporter, translated as MFLTLAIVFELSGTISMKISQGFTQLWPSVLMFLFYGASFTSLNYALTSIKVGVAYAIWSGAGIILISFIGALFFEEKLTLSSLLWIAVIITGIIGLNISGKTH; from the coding sequence ATGTTTCTGACGCTAGCTATTGTGTTCGAACTCTCAGGGACCATCTCGATGAAAATATCTCAGGGGTTCACTCAGCTCTGGCCTTCCGTGCTCATGTTCCTGTTCTATGGAGCCAGCTTCACCTCCCTGAATTATGCCCTCACCTCTATTAAGGTAGGCGTTGCTTATGCGATATGGTCAGGGGCGGGAATCATCCTCATTTCTTTCATAGGAGCCCTATTTTTCGAAGAAAAGCTAACCCTGTCCTCCCTACTATGGATAGCCGTTATCATAACCGGGATCATAGGACTGAACATTAGCGGGAAGACGCACTAG
- a CDS encoding HAD family hydrolase: MSELITPQGRYAVAAILFDKDGTLLQFVSLWGSWGECFLERFTKDMKQRGLQIPEEQLPTLMGTIHNAQGSITDYDRNGPLAMGTMSDLYAILSWQAYLQGLSWAESMELVHQCRLEADVMLEEKRPVHSLPGVHRFLDECMRAGIPLAVVTADETDAAEKHLQWLGIRHYFSEVIGTDLVDQGKPFPDMVQLACERLAVDPAHTAVIGDTNGDMRMAKAAGVQVAIGITENEDSIASSHILPDADLIVRSYAELSIEVTSL, from the coding sequence ATGTCTGAGCTCATCACGCCACAAGGCAGATACGCTGTAGCAGCTATTCTATTCGACAAGGATGGTACGCTGCTCCAGTTCGTATCCCTCTGGGGCAGCTGGGGCGAATGTTTTTTAGAGCGATTCACGAAGGATATGAAGCAAAGAGGACTACAGATTCCAGAAGAACAGCTCCCTACATTAATGGGAACTATACACAATGCCCAAGGAAGCATTACCGATTATGATCGCAACGGACCGCTCGCTATGGGGACTATGAGTGATCTTTATGCCATCCTGTCATGGCAGGCTTATCTGCAAGGTTTATCTTGGGCTGAGTCTATGGAGCTTGTCCATCAGTGTCGTCTGGAAGCGGATGTTATGTTGGAAGAGAAACGCCCCGTTCACTCACTTCCAGGTGTTCATCGTTTTCTTGATGAGTGTATGCGTGCAGGCATCCCTCTCGCTGTGGTGACCGCAGATGAAACAGATGCCGCAGAGAAACATCTCCAATGGCTCGGCATACGGCATTATTTCTCCGAGGTAATTGGAACAGACCTTGTGGATCAGGGTAAACCTTTTCCCGACATGGTGCAGCTTGCCTGCGAAAGATTGGCTGTAGACCCCGCGCACACAGCAGTTATCGGCGATACTAATGGGGATATGCGAATGGCTAAAGCAGCGGGCGTACAGGTAGCTATAGGAATCACTGAAAATGAAGACAGTATTGCTTCGTCTCATATTCTCCCGGATGCAGATCTCATTGTGCGATCTTATGCTGAGCTCAGCATTGAGGTTACTTCCCTGTGA
- a CDS encoding ABC transporter substrate-binding protein, translated as MNVLKRLSALSLVAGFTMLTACGGNASIGNVTAGNGASSSPSAEAAPTQNAPVTIEFWYGLGGKLGENMEALIQKFNASQQEVIVKGIAQADYTETEQKLQAAIATGKVPAAALSSNIDWARKGYFAPIDELMALQPDFNKEDFVQTFLNQGQVDGKQYFLPMYGTTQIMYYRKDAFEKNGIDASTLKTWEDLAAAAAKMTVKDGGKTTFFGWEPMWGSGNMIDAVLSKGGTILSEDGKQVMIDSKEWIETWDLFRKWIHEDKIMRIHSGGQGWEYWYKTIDDVMKGQSAGYTGSSGDQGDLDFSIVSAMEQPGWAGIGEGKPVAQALMAGILSKASDSEKQAAMKWLTYFTNAENTAFWSINTGYISVRQSALQDPAFVSFSESNPQIKVPLMQASHGSAPFQDPTGGKINDALKIAADKVQIENIPAAQALKEAQETAQAALDKLK; from the coding sequence ATGAACGTATTGAAGAGACTGTCCGCCCTATCTTTGGTTGCCGGATTTACAATGTTAACAGCTTGTGGAGGAAATGCGAGTATAGGTAATGTTACAGCGGGAAATGGAGCTTCTTCCTCCCCCTCCGCAGAGGCTGCGCCTACACAAAATGCACCGGTAACGATTGAGTTCTGGTATGGTCTCGGCGGTAAGCTTGGTGAGAATATGGAGGCACTGATTCAGAAATTTAATGCCTCTCAGCAAGAGGTCATTGTCAAAGGTATCGCGCAGGCAGACTACACTGAAACCGAGCAGAAGCTGCAAGCGGCGATTGCTACAGGAAAAGTGCCTGCTGCTGCTCTCTCCTCAAATATAGATTGGGCCCGCAAAGGATATTTCGCTCCGATAGATGAGCTTATGGCATTGCAGCCAGATTTTAATAAAGAGGATTTTGTCCAAACCTTTCTAAATCAGGGCCAGGTTGATGGCAAGCAATACTTCCTGCCGATGTATGGAACAACGCAGATTATGTACTACCGCAAAGATGCTTTTGAGAAAAACGGCATTGATGCGAGCACGCTAAAGACTTGGGAAGACCTAGCTGCCGCAGCTGCGAAAATGACCGTGAAAGACGGCGGCAAAACCACCTTCTTCGGTTGGGAGCCTATGTGGGGTTCAGGGAACATGATTGATGCCGTGCTCAGCAAAGGAGGCACTATTCTTAGCGAGGATGGCAAACAAGTCATGATTGACTCTAAAGAGTGGATTGAAACCTGGGATTTGTTCCGCAAGTGGATTCACGAAGATAAGATCATGCGGATTCATTCCGGAGGTCAAGGCTGGGAGTATTGGTACAAGACAATTGATGATGTAATGAAGGGCCAATCCGCAGGCTACACCGGCTCCAGTGGTGATCAGGGTGACCTCGACTTTAGCATTGTTTCTGCCATGGAACAGCCAGGCTGGGCAGGGATTGGCGAAGGTAAACCCGTAGCCCAAGCACTGATGGCCGGCATTCTATCTAAAGCTAGCGACAGTGAGAAACAAGCGGCTATGAAATGGCTAACCTACTTCACAAATGCTGAGAACACAGCCTTCTGGTCCATTAATACTGGATATATTTCGGTGCGCCAATCCGCATTGCAAGATCCGGCGTTTGTGTCATTCAGTGAAAGCAATCCACAGATAAAGGTTCCGTTGATGCAAGCATCTCACGGTTCTGCACCATTCCAAGACCCAACTGGCGGCAAAATCAACGATGCGCTGAAAATCGCCGCTGATAAGGTGCAAATTGAGAATATTCCTGCAGCACAGGCACTTAAGGAAGCACAGGAAACGGCGCAAGCAGCGCTTGATAAATTAAAATAA
- a CDS encoding ABC transporter permease — protein sequence MNRSKWKSVGDELFTNKLGALALITLIIFTLGSIFAFLSGHDPNAMDVLARLKSPGADHWFGTDDYGRDYFARALYGGRVSLLVGFASMIIATGIGVTVGVISGFFGGWVDNLLMRMLDVVLSIPSFLVLLLLSVFLKPSVGNIIIIIALLMWMNIARVIRAETMTIKEREYVLYAKASGQSNFGIIWRHILPGLVPVVIVGATNNIASAIMMESSLSFLGFGVQPPNATWGSMLNNAQGYIAQAPYLALFPGLLILLTVLSFNVLGDILRVGFEPKLIRR from the coding sequence ATGAATCGCAGTAAATGGAAAAGTGTTGGAGATGAGCTATTTACGAATAAATTAGGCGCCCTTGCCCTCATTACTTTAATCATCTTCACACTAGGCTCTATATTTGCTTTTTTATCTGGACATGATCCGAATGCGATGGATGTTCTGGCACGTCTGAAATCGCCGGGTGCCGATCACTGGTTCGGGACGGATGACTATGGCCGGGATTATTTTGCCCGCGCATTGTATGGTGGCCGGGTGTCCCTGCTAGTTGGCTTTGCTTCAATGATCATTGCTACAGGCATAGGTGTGACGGTGGGTGTAATCAGTGGATTCTTTGGCGGATGGGTTGATAATCTTCTCATGCGGATGCTTGATGTAGTGCTGTCCATTCCTTCTTTCTTAGTTCTGCTGCTGCTTAGCGTATTTCTGAAGCCGAGTGTTGGGAATATCATCATTATTATTGCCCTATTAATGTGGATGAATATCGCCCGTGTCATTCGGGCAGAGACGATGACGATTAAGGAACGCGAATATGTACTCTATGCAAAAGCCTCCGGACAGAGCAATTTCGGAATTATTTGGCGTCATATTCTTCCGGGGCTAGTGCCTGTTGTCATTGTAGGTGCGACGAATAATATCGCTTCGGCGATAATGATGGAGTCGTCCCTAAGTTTCCTTGGGTTCGGGGTACAGCCTCCGAATGCGACTTGGGGCAGTATGCTTAACAATGCGCAGGGATATATCGCTCAAGCGCCATATCTGGCTTTATTCCCTGGATTATTGATACTATTAACGGTACTGAGCTTTAATGTTTTGGGTGATATTTTGCGGGTAGGCTTTGAACCGAAGCTGATCCGAAGATAG
- a CDS encoding metallophosphoesterase produces the protein MSANTPEEKPVITFQIITDTHVTADRNHEYNLNFELALRDIAAHGEGSSGIMHIGDVTNHGFSAEYKEMLRIINQHKADLPDITFTLGNHDVGLGIWKSRLGMYTSQTGMSGPYHDHWINGYHFIFLGTEKGLPKFCHLSSKQLDWLEHKLGEQASPDQPIFLFLHQPLKDTVAGSLESQDWYGVTQDKELKEILARYPQTLLFTGHTHWELEVDNTMYPGHGEIATMFNAASVAYLWTNEDKHKTGSQGFYVEVYRDKVLVRGRDFKTGTWIEAAQYEVAYTAVNVY, from the coding sequence ATGAGTGCGAACACACCTGAAGAGAAGCCTGTTATTACCTTTCAGATCATCACGGATACGCATGTTACCGCTGACCGAAATCATGAATACAATCTTAACTTTGAGCTGGCGCTCCGTGATATAGCCGCACATGGAGAAGGCAGCAGCGGGATTATGCATATCGGTGATGTCACAAACCACGGGTTTTCTGCTGAATATAAAGAAATGCTTCGTATCATTAATCAACATAAGGCTGACTTACCCGATATTACTTTCACTTTAGGTAATCATGATGTAGGCCTCGGGATTTGGAAGTCTCGCTTAGGGATGTATACGTCACAGACTGGAATGTCTGGACCCTATCATGATCACTGGATTAATGGCTATCATTTTATTTTTCTAGGTACAGAAAAAGGATTGCCTAAATTCTGTCATCTTTCCTCTAAGCAGCTTGATTGGCTGGAGCATAAGCTTGGGGAGCAAGCTTCACCGGATCAACCGATCTTTCTATTCCTGCACCAACCGCTTAAAGATACAGTAGCTGGATCGCTGGAATCACAAGATTGGTATGGTGTTACTCAAGATAAGGAATTAAAAGAGATTCTTGCGAGATACCCCCAGACCTTGTTATTCACTGGACACACCCATTGGGAGCTAGAGGTAGACAACACTATGTACCCTGGCCATGGAGAGATCGCCACGATGTTTAATGCTGCTTCTGTCGCCTACCTTTGGACAAATGAAGATAAGCATAAGACAGGCAGCCAAGGCTTCTATGTGGAAGTGTATAGAGATAAAGTTCTTGTCCGGGGCAGAGACTTTAAGACAGGAACCTGGATTGAAGCTGCACAATATGAGGTTGCTTATACAGCAGTAAACGTATATTGA
- a CDS encoding ABC transporter ATP-binding protein encodes MTERLLSVEDLKVSFHTRDGENQAVRGVSFHIDAGETVGIVGESGSGKSVTAKAIMSLITPPGKIIGGNINFRGENLSNLSEKEWRKLRGNRIAMVFQDPMTSLNPVKKIGQQLTEVIRRHRGLNKQEALKEAASILRQVGINNPEQRLQQYPHEFSGGMRQRVMIAMALSCKPELLIADEPTTALDVTIQAQILDLFKELKNNTSTAVALITHDLGVVAQVCTRVIVMYGGLVMEEGTVEDIFYRPQHPYTKGLLRSIPKRDGKSRERLIPIEGTPPDLLNPPSGCPFMERCPNAFARCSERPPVIELSPGHRSMCWLADGVQETPAVAGVEGSGSVE; translated from the coding sequence ATGACGGAACGGCTATTGTCTGTCGAGGATTTGAAGGTTTCGTTCCATACAAGGGACGGAGAGAATCAAGCGGTTCGCGGCGTTAGCTTTCATATAGATGCTGGTGAGACGGTAGGAATCGTCGGAGAATCTGGTAGTGGGAAAAGTGTGACTGCCAAGGCGATTATGTCGTTAATTACACCTCCGGGTAAAATTATCGGTGGAAATATTAATTTCCGTGGTGAGAATTTATCGAACCTTTCGGAAAAAGAGTGGAGAAAGCTGCGCGGTAACCGCATAGCAATGGTGTTTCAGGACCCTATGACCTCTCTTAATCCTGTAAAAAAAATCGGCCAGCAGCTTACGGAAGTCATCCGTCGGCATCGGGGTTTAAATAAGCAAGAAGCGCTTAAAGAGGCAGCGAGCATCCTGCGTCAGGTTGGTATTAATAATCCTGAACAACGGCTGCAGCAATACCCGCATGAATTCAGCGGCGGGATGCGTCAGCGAGTCATGATCGCTATGGCACTTTCTTGTAAGCCAGAGCTATTGATTGCGGATGAGCCGACAACTGCGCTCGATGTAACGATACAGGCACAAATTCTGGATCTTTTTAAAGAGTTAAAAAATAATACCAGTACAGCTGTAGCGCTCATTACCCATGACTTGGGTGTGGTCGCACAGGTATGTACACGGGTTATCGTAATGTATGGTGGACTTGTGATGGAGGAAGGCACGGTGGAGGATATCTTTTATCGCCCACAGCATCCTTACACGAAAGGTCTGCTTCGCTCGATTCCGAAGCGTGATGGAAAGTCGCGTGAACGTCTTATTCCTATTGAAGGCACACCTCCAGATTTGCTGAATCCTCCTTCAGGCTGTCCATTTATGGAACGTTGCCCTAATGCTTTTGCTCGCTGCAGCGAACGTCCTCCGGTCATCGAATTATCGCCTGGTCATCGTTCGATGTGCTGGCTAGCAGACGGTGTGCAGGAGACTCCAGCCGTAGCTGGTGTTGAAGGGAGCGGTTCTGTTGAGTAA
- a CDS encoding glycosyltransferase, protein MTENKIRVLFGSPIHQKPMVLKEFLNSLLRLNIADIELDFHLVDDNDDEESSRLLQEFQSMGDHIYLQSSGFHDAYIRNDTTHFWNTDLVWKVANFKNLMINRAQTLNYDYLFLIDSDLILHPDTLRHLIGTNKDIISEVFWTQWQPGTMFQPQVWMHDEYNQWELLPGEKLQPEEINRRFHEFIAKMRNPGIYEVGGLGACTLISQHAIKAGVSYNQIRNISYWGEDRHFCIRAAALGIPLFVDTHYPALHLYRDSDLSKVEDFIKETTEAKAEATDTENSSSTDEVPASLMPTPTTDHPDNEISKETVPTARKRPKLTLTMVVKNESGRFLRQVLEEHRKYIDEAVIIDDGSTDNSAAICLEALEGIPVHLVHNTISKFSNEIELRKQQWEEVLKTKPEWILSLDADEIFETSFAANIEPLLYADEVDLFCFRLYDLWNATHYREDIYWRSHMNYRPFLLRYKEDFNYVWNESPQHCGRFPENIFELPHQLSNLRLKHLGWSKAEFRLEKYLRYMLLDPDGQYGWKEQYLSILDEHPHLIPWVE, encoded by the coding sequence ATGACGGAAAACAAGATTCGCGTATTGTTTGGCAGTCCAATCCACCAGAAGCCTATGGTTTTGAAAGAATTTCTGAATTCCCTGCTTCGTCTGAATATAGCCGATATTGAGCTGGATTTCCATCTAGTTGATGATAATGATGATGAGGAGTCAAGTCGACTGCTCCAGGAATTCCAAAGCATGGGTGATCATATTTACCTTCAGAGCTCCGGCTTTCACGATGCGTATATTCGCAATGATACTACCCACTTCTGGAATACCGATTTAGTCTGGAAAGTAGCCAATTTTAAGAATCTCATGATCAACCGAGCCCAGACCTTGAACTATGATTATTTATTCCTTATTGACTCTGATCTCATTCTCCATCCTGATACCCTCAGACATCTAATAGGTACGAACAAGGATATTATTTCAGAGGTATTCTGGACGCAATGGCAGCCAGGGACCATGTTTCAGCCGCAGGTATGGATGCACGACGAATACAATCAGTGGGAGCTGCTGCCCGGTGAAAAACTGCAACCAGAGGAGATCAATCGCAGATTTCATGAATTCATAGCTAAGATGCGGAATCCCGGAATCTATGAGGTAGGCGGACTCGGGGCTTGTACATTGATTAGCCAGCATGCGATAAAAGCTGGAGTTAGCTATAATCAAATTCGCAACATTTCATACTGGGGAGAAGACCGTCATTTCTGCATTCGTGCCGCAGCCCTTGGCATCCCGTTGTTCGTCGATACCCATTATCCTGCGCTACACTTGTATAGAGACAGTGATTTGAGTAAAGTTGAAGATTTCATCAAAGAAACTACGGAGGCCAAAGCTGAAGCCACTGATACTGAGAACAGCTCATCTACGGACGAAGTACCTGCATCATTAATGCCGACACCCACAACAGACCATCCAGACAACGAGATCTCCAAGGAGACAGTCCCCACAGCCAGAAAGCGGCCCAAGCTAACCCTGACCATGGTTGTGAAAAATGAAAGTGGGCGCTTTCTAAGACAGGTTCTGGAGGAGCATCGCAAATACATCGACGAGGCCGTCATTATTGATGATGGCAGCACCGATAACTCAGCGGCTATCTGCCTGGAGGCGCTTGAAGGCATTCCCGTTCATCTCGTGCACAATACTATATCCAAATTCAGTAATGAAATCGAGCTGCGAAAACAGCAGTGGGAAGAGGTTCTAAAGACGAAGCCCGAGTGGATTCTGAGTCTGGACGCAGACGAAATCTTTGAAACGAGCTTTGCGGCAAATATCGAACCCTTGCTGTACGCTGATGAGGTCGACCTATTCTGCTTCCGTCTCTATGATTTATGGAATGCCACCCATTACAGAGAAGATATTTACTGGCGCTCTCATATGAATTACCGTCCTTTTTTGCTTCGCTATAAAGAAGACTTCAACTATGTATGGAATGAATCCCCACAACACTGTGGGCGATTCCCCGAGAATATCTTCGAGCTTCCCCATCAGCTAAGCAACTTGCGACTC
- a CDS encoding ABC transporter substrate-binding protein: protein MRRGLSGVITLILLTFLISACSGGNNATSTNTNQTPATNDGTTASTEIKDGGNLIIGVAADPVILNPNYAGDRVSLTIDQALYAPLFQVNDGKKTFYLADSLTLSEDNLTYTMKLKSGLTWHDGEKLTADDVVFTIDSILDEKQNSMLRANLFIGDKPVKAVKVDDLTVEFKLPQVSPAFEATLVQIFPIPKHIFENETDLEKSTKNANPVGSGPFKFKEYKAGEYVTLERFDNYFGGKPHLDSVTYRIAKDTNAANLALQSGEINIKYLDPQDVGTIEASNNFEILPYSEGRLSYLLFNANSDRGALAKKEVRQAVSLALSRDEIIQAAYSSSEYADPAKSFLTPDALFYTNDVPSFDNDVEKAKELLQSAGVSDLKLRLIVSSGNKAQEAISLYVQQKLKAIGAEVELQNMDASAYGQKFSDMNSTDFELAIAGYIMGYDPDAYRILYTSTADSNYSHYNNAEVDKLFNEGAGEADVTKRGEIYKKIQEIIADDAPIYPIANTKTIVAVSKNYGGLEEAVLKPVVIFEDLSKIYLK from the coding sequence ATGCGTAGAGGATTATCTGGAGTTATTACTTTGATTTTGTTAACATTTTTGATTAGTGCGTGCTCCGGAGGGAACAACGCCACTTCCACAAATACAAATCAAACACCTGCTACTAATGATGGAACGACAGCAAGCACTGAGATAAAAGATGGAGGCAACTTGATTATTGGGGTCGCTGCTGATCCTGTTATTCTAAATCCGAACTACGCGGGTGACCGTGTCAGTCTTACGATTGACCAAGCGCTTTATGCTCCACTGTTCCAAGTAAATGATGGTAAGAAGACCTTTTACTTGGCAGACAGCCTGACCCTTTCAGAAGATAACCTGACTTATACAATGAAGCTGAAAAGCGGACTAACTTGGCATGACGGAGAAAAGCTTACAGCTGATGATGTTGTCTTCACAATCGACAGTATCCTGGATGAGAAGCAAAACAGCATGTTGAGAGCGAACTTATTTATCGGTGATAAACCCGTTAAAGCAGTTAAAGTGGATGATCTGACCGTAGAGTTCAAGCTTCCGCAGGTCAGCCCAGCTTTTGAAGCTACACTAGTGCAAATATTTCCGATTCCAAAGCATATTTTTGAGAATGAGACGGATCTAGAGAAAAGCACAAAGAATGCTAATCCGGTTGGATCTGGACCATTTAAATTTAAAGAATATAAAGCGGGCGAATATGTTACATTAGAAAGATTTGATAACTACTTCGGCGGCAAGCCACATCTTGATTCCGTAACGTACCGGATTGCTAAAGATACGAATGCTGCGAATCTCGCACTTCAGAGTGGTGAGATCAACATTAAATATCTAGATCCACAGGATGTTGGAACGATTGAAGCTTCGAATAATTTCGAAATCCTTCCTTATAGTGAAGGCCGATTGTCCTACTTGTTGTTCAATGCAAACAGCGATAGAGGTGCACTTGCTAAAAAAGAAGTTCGTCAAGCCGTGTCTCTAGCACTAAGTCGTGATGAAATCATTCAGGCTGCTTATTCCTCTAGCGAGTATGCTGACCCGGCGAAGTCATTCTTGACTCCGGATGCATTGTTCTATACTAATGACGTACCTTCTTTCGATAATGATGTAGAAAAAGCAAAAGAGCTTCTGCAATCGGCAGGGGTTAGCGATCTGAAATTGAGATTGATTGTATCGAGCGGTAATAAAGCTCAGGAAGCCATTTCACTATACGTGCAGCAAAAGCTAAAGGCCATTGGCGCTGAAGTTGAACTGCAAAATATGGATGCCTCGGCATATGGTCAGAAGTTCAGTGATATGAATTCAACAGATTTTGAACTTGCGATTGCAGGTTATATTATGGGTTACGATCCTGATGCTTACAGAATTTTGTATACGTCTACTGCTGACTCTAACTACTCGCATTATAATAATGCTGAAGTCGATAAGCTGTTCAATGAAGGTGCAGGAGAAGCAGATGTGACTAAACGTGGTGAGATCTATAAGAAGATCCAAGAAATCATTGCAGACGATGCACCGATTTATCCAATCGCTAATACTAAGACTATTGTAGCTGTCTCTAAGAACTACGGCGGTCTTGAGGAAGCAGTCTTGAAGCCTGTCGTTATTTTTGAAGATTTATCGAAAATCTACCTTAAATAA